One region of Alosa sapidissima isolate fAloSap1 chromosome 1, fAloSap1.pri, whole genome shotgun sequence genomic DNA includes:
- the LOC121706780 gene encoding proproteinase E-like gives MLSFHTYRVVLGDHNQNQQEGPEQFIMVDKMFIHPKWNDGCVSCGNDIALLKLEKSATLNDKVQLACLPEPDSVLAHNLPCYATGWGRLYTGGPRPDTLQQGLVPVVEYDVCRQSDWWGSSVKATMVCVGGDAVSTCHGDSGGPLNCQGRDGKWIVEGVSSFVSGNSCNTLKKPSVFTRVASFIPWITEVSMGRLDLIYCIIVDKHDCRSNFIISDIPCFSSFRQWPTTEKRLQLLSVKFLYTNYSLG, from the exons ATGCTTAGCTTCCACACATACCGGGTGGTCCTCGGAGATCACAATCAGAACCAGCAAGAGGGCCCAGAACAGTTCATCATGGTGGATAAAATGTTCATACATCCAAAATGGAATGACGGTTGCGTATCCTGTGG GAATGACATCGCCCTCCTTAAACTGGAGAAAAGTGCCACCCTGAATGACAAAGTGCAGTTAGCTTGCCTGCCCGAGCCCGATTCTGTCCTTGCTCACAATCTGCCCTGTTATGCCACTGGCTGGGGCAGACTCTACA CGGGTGGTCCCCGCCCAGACACGTTGCAGCAGGGCCTGGTGCCTGTTGTGGAGTATGACGTGTGCCGTCAGAGTGACTGGTGGGGCTCCAGCGTGAAGGCCACCATGGTCTGTGTGGGGGGAGACGCTGTGTCAACCTGCCAT GGAGACTCTGGTGGGCCTTTGAACTGTCAGGGCCGTGATGGAAAGTGGATCGTTGAAGGAGTCAGTAGCTTTGTGAGTGGCAACAGCTGTAACACCCTCAAGAAGCCCAGTGTCTTCACCAGAGTGGCCTCCTTCATCCCCTGGATCACAGAGGTCAGTATGGGCAGACTGGACTTAATATATTGTATCATTGTAGACAAACATGATTGCAGAAGCAATTTTATCATTTCTGATATCCCATGTTTTTCCTCTTTTAGACAATGGCCAACAACTGAGAAAAGACTACAGCTTCTCTCAGTGAAATTCTTATACACAAACTATTCACTTGGCTAA